The sequence TTTTCCTGTGTTTTTCTTCAAAAAAACAAACGGTGAAAAAATCATTTTCTTCAGAAAATTCATACGTATATCGGGTAGGTCGTATATACGTTGTGATAACAGCTTTATTCCAGAGTACCCCAAAGCTTCCCCAACCTGCGGTCATGGTATTGTATTTTTCACTATTTCCTGCTGTAATCAGAAACCAGTCTTTTCCAATCAATTGAAATGGATTTTGTTTTAAGTCGTAAGGAGAAACAGCATTAAAATGTTCATGTATTGTCATAGCATATTTTTTTGATCAAGAGTAGAAATAACTCTCTTCCTGATCGGGGTTTTATAGAATTGTAGGCTGTTTTGAAATGAATGAAATTAAAACAGGGTCTGAATAAGTTGGCATACTCGGTTTCTGTTCCACCAAATGGAGGATTATCTTTACCAAAATCATGGATGAAAAGCAGAGCCATGAATTTACCATTTTCATCTAATAGCGATTTGATTTTTTGAACATAATCAATTCGTTTTACTTT comes from Bacteroidota bacterium and encodes:
- a CDS encoding flavin reductase family protein, which codes for MTIHEHFNAVSPYDLKQNPFQLIGKDWFLITAGNSEKYNTMTAGWGSFGVLWNKAVITTYIRPTRYTYEFSEENDFFTVCFFEEKHRKTLAYCGKYSGKDVDKIAECGLTPLVTPNNQIVFAEANLAMECKKIYIDDLQPKLFLDPSIDKHYPDKDYHRSYIGEILNCWEAK